From Synoicihabitans lomoniglobus, the proteins below share one genomic window:
- a CDS encoding Rne/Rng family ribonuclease codes for MSDQSSSRRDGSTSSDAPDPASRYDEELAQPPAQRKADALDRKGLKKGSQDRAKQRPLLQKIVAAFQKQKTSFRELIINAEPLEKRVALLVDGVLEKYEIERESDNRMVGGIYKGRIKNLDPGLKAAFVDIGYNKNAFLHYWDMLPAAADSSVEIVRVNSKRGKNKKSGNEPTVKDIPKLYPAGSEIVIQVTKGPIGTKGPRTTTNLSLPGRYLVLMPYSDQCGISRKIEDPKERTRLKRLVNELTIPEGMGVIVRTAGEGKKARYFVRDLHLLLKTWAQIQARESSERAPACLYQEPDIVERTVRDFLTEDVDRVLVDSTDDHARAQAAVAQISARSKGKIALYKDNIPIFERFNIERQIEQTALRKVGLPSGGEIIIDETEALIAVDVNTGSHKNRGGDEKNVIYAVNLEAATEICRQIRLRNLGGLLVIDFIDMKERRHRNAVYERMQELMSQDRAKTHILPISQLGILQMTRQRQHESLSSNLYTDCPYCRGRGSVKSATTISVELQRKLSSVVRRLTGRNGSDDYALRVLVHPTILERLRNEDADLLVRMERDFGVKLAFRADLSYHVENFKIINAITGEEYR; via the coding sequence ATGAGCGATCAATCCTCCTCCCGGCGCGACGGCAGCACCTCTTCAGATGCTCCCGACCCGGCTTCCCGCTATGACGAAGAACTGGCCCAGCCGCCCGCCCAACGCAAAGCCGATGCGCTCGATCGCAAAGGCCTAAAAAAGGGCTCCCAAGACCGCGCCAAACAGCGCCCGCTGCTCCAAAAAATCGTCGCTGCTTTCCAAAAGCAGAAGACGTCCTTCCGCGAACTCATCATCAACGCCGAACCGCTCGAAAAGCGGGTCGCCCTGCTCGTCGATGGCGTGCTCGAGAAATACGAAATCGAGCGCGAGTCCGACAACCGCATGGTCGGCGGCATCTACAAGGGCCGCATCAAAAACCTCGATCCCGGCCTCAAGGCCGCGTTCGTCGACATCGGCTACAACAAAAACGCCTTCCTCCACTACTGGGACATGCTCCCCGCCGCCGCCGACTCCTCCGTCGAGATCGTGCGCGTGAACAGCAAGCGCGGCAAAAACAAGAAGTCCGGCAACGAGCCCACCGTTAAGGACATCCCCAAACTCTACCCGGCCGGCTCCGAGATCGTCATCCAAGTGACCAAGGGCCCCATCGGCACCAAGGGTCCCCGCACCACCACCAACCTCTCCCTGCCCGGCCGCTACCTGGTGCTCATGCCCTACAGCGACCAATGCGGTATCTCCCGCAAGATCGAGGACCCCAAGGAGCGCACCCGCCTCAAGCGCCTGGTCAACGAGCTCACCATCCCCGAAGGCATGGGCGTCATCGTGCGCACCGCCGGCGAGGGCAAAAAAGCCCGCTACTTCGTCCGCGACTTGCACCTGCTCCTCAAAACCTGGGCACAGATCCAAGCTCGCGAATCAAGCGAACGCGCCCCCGCCTGCCTTTACCAGGAGCCCGACATCGTCGAGCGCACCGTGCGCGACTTCCTCACCGAAGACGTCGACCGCGTCCTCGTGGACAGCACCGACGACCACGCCCGCGCCCAAGCCGCCGTGGCCCAAATCTCCGCCCGCTCCAAAGGCAAGATCGCCCTCTACAAGGACAACATTCCGATCTTTGAGCGCTTCAACATCGAGCGCCAGATCGAGCAAACCGCCCTGCGCAAGGTCGGCCTGCCCTCCGGCGGTGAGATCATCATCGACGAGACCGAGGCCCTTATCGCTGTCGACGTAAACACCGGCTCCCACAAGAACCGCGGCGGCGACGAGAAGAACGTCATCTACGCCGTCAACCTCGAGGCCGCGACCGAGATCTGCCGCCAGATTCGTCTGCGCAATCTCGGTGGCCTCCTCGTCATCGACTTCATCGACATGAAGGAGCGCCGCCACCGCAACGCCGTCTACGAGCGCATGCAGGAACTGATGAGCCAGGACCGCGCCAAGACGCACATCTTGCCGATCTCGCAGCTCGGCATTCTGCAAATGACCCGCCAGCGCCAGCACGAGTCATTGTCGTCCAATCTCTACACCGACTGCCCGTATTGCCGCGGCCGTGGCAGCGTAAAATCCGCCACCACCATCTCGGTCGAGTTGCAGCGTAAACTCTCCTCCGTGGTGCGCCGCCTCACCGGCCGCAATGGCTCGGACGACTACGCCCTGCGCGTGCTCGTGCACCCGACCATTCTCGAGCGTCTGCGCAACGAAGACGCCGACCTGCTCGTGCGCATGGAGCGCGATTTCGGCGTCAAGTTGGCCTTCCGCGCCGACCTCTCCTACCACGTCGAAAATTTCAAGATCATCAACGCCATCACCGGCGAAGAGTATCGGTAA
- a CDS encoding lipopolysaccharide biosynthesis protein, producing MIPILAAQAVGLACGLAGVRVNSSLLPPEVLGLYGLFLTLIPLGNGVVFAGVTRFVVRHWAAASDRPAFVGLVGRAWQRRLGWLALAGVGTGVAMWGMGLNPGIGSAVAVGAAVFLSTALISVGAMAQSALQADRQHWRDLAVSAAGSVTRTFLPPVLFTLAGGAVLSLWTGFTLHAAVLAGMGGWLLLGRGIWRQPAPSTAKLPPAYEGGMFVVLSLMGWMVMGANRWFIAGYFDAATIGYFVLASGVGLLPAMVCTALLQYAQPGWFALGDGSAEDRRRMTRQVDLVAIGFTVAAVAGLLGLTALGPWLIGPLIAPDYAPALAWILPTGCFGLTLGLKSLFHTQLLASHREAACAPAEITGSVILLMGGWWCARLGPEAFSNWLIASPLVALVVVRPIGRWYPIAPSPDQAGRNP from the coding sequence ATGATTCCCATCCTCGCCGCCCAAGCCGTTGGGCTGGCCTGCGGACTGGCGGGTGTGCGGGTCAACTCGTCCTTGCTGCCGCCGGAGGTGCTGGGGCTTTACGGGTTGTTTCTCACGCTCATTCCGTTGGGCAACGGCGTGGTGTTTGCCGGGGTCACGCGATTCGTCGTGCGCCATTGGGCGGCGGCCTCCGATCGGCCGGCTTTCGTCGGCCTCGTCGGGCGGGCCTGGCAACGGCGTTTGGGCTGGCTCGCTTTGGCCGGAGTCGGAACGGGCGTCGCCATGTGGGGGATGGGCCTCAACCCGGGGATCGGTTCGGCCGTCGCCGTGGGCGCGGCGGTATTTCTCAGCACCGCCCTTATTTCGGTCGGGGCGATGGCTCAATCGGCCCTGCAGGCGGACCGCCAACACTGGCGCGATTTGGCGGTGAGCGCAGCCGGTTCGGTCACCCGCACCTTCTTGCCACCGGTATTGTTCACGCTCGCCGGGGGCGCCGTGCTCTCACTCTGGACGGGCTTCACGCTGCATGCAGCGGTGCTCGCCGGCATGGGAGGATGGCTGCTGCTCGGGCGCGGGATTTGGCGTCAACCGGCACCGTCCACCGCCAAGTTGCCGCCCGCCTACGAGGGCGGCATGTTCGTCGTGCTGTCGTTGATGGGCTGGATGGTGATGGGAGCCAACCGATGGTTCATCGCCGGGTATTTTGATGCCGCCACCATCGGCTATTTCGTTTTGGCCAGTGGCGTCGGGCTCCTGCCCGCCATGGTCTGCACCGCCCTGCTGCAATACGCCCAACCCGGATGGTTCGCGCTCGGCGATGGCTCCGCCGAAGACCGGCGACGGATGACGCGCCAAGTGGATTTGGTCGCCATTGGTTTTACGGTCGCCGCTGTCGCTGGACTGCTGGGGCTAACGGCGCTCGGTCCGTGGCTGATCGGTCCGTTGATCGCCCCAGACTACGCTCCTGCGCTGGCTTGGATTCTGCCGACGGGATGCTTCGGTCTCACCCTCGGCTTGAAATCGCTTTTTCACACCCAACTCCTCGCTTCCCATCGCGAAGCGGCTTGTGCCCCGGCGGAAATCACCGGTTCCGTGATCCTGCTGATGGGCGGGTGGTGGTGCGCCCGCCTGGGTCCCGAAGCATTTTCAAACTGGCTGATCGCTTCGCCGTTGGTCGCGCTGGTGGTGGTGCGTCCAATCGGCCGCTGGTATCCGATCGCGCCTTCGCCAGATCAGGCCGGTCGCAATCCGTAG
- a CDS encoding O-antigen ligase family protein, which produces MTTLAPVWRTRLFTGTGVLLALVAGYHVAQGSLLWPAAMVAASLAVVASLMRTTRLQAWILASLVAGYVVGNRGFAQLTLLPGLPLLPAEAGLIVLVGLQVIQRATRGAAGYRVGGLEILIVVWMVIGAVRFAFDFPRHGFFAARDFATVYYAAFFFLAQNWVRRAPELKEVLLKTVRISAVVLLFTHRLVELFPGFFFDVLQINGAPLIYYKADLVGMFLAMGAIVQYLRFEQKGGWYRPILAAAMVFEVINTDNRAAMLALVVGGGWLMLGRRWKLTAWVGTAAVLGVLGTLWVARITNTPWQQTPLLGLYEKAISVVDPAGHRRYQGEDTFNKGANNQYRLVWWELVTRETWETNPVLGLGFGHDLASEFMQTYYANVSEDYNVRSPHSIIMTVFARMGLVGLAAYLAIIVVITKRTWHVVHTEDRLALPFWLSGWTILVTACFGVVLEGPMGAVIFWLMLGTANGLSTLPSAETAAPELTAVEPDDASGATKAPATP; this is translated from the coding sequence ATGACCACCTTGGCTCCCGTCTGGCGAACCCGCTTGTTTACCGGCACCGGCGTTTTGCTCGCGCTCGTGGCGGGGTATCACGTGGCCCAGGGTTCGCTGTTGTGGCCCGCCGCCATGGTCGCCGCCTCGCTCGCGGTCGTGGCCTCGTTGATGCGCACGACGCGGCTGCAGGCGTGGATTCTGGCGTCGCTGGTGGCGGGCTACGTCGTCGGTAATCGAGGTTTCGCCCAATTGACCCTGCTACCGGGATTGCCGCTGCTGCCGGCCGAGGCGGGGTTGATCGTGTTGGTGGGGCTGCAAGTCATCCAACGCGCGACTCGTGGCGCCGCCGGCTATCGCGTGGGCGGACTGGAGATTCTTATCGTCGTCTGGATGGTGATCGGAGCGGTGCGATTTGCTTTCGATTTCCCCCGCCACGGCTTTTTCGCTGCGCGGGATTTCGCAACGGTTTACTACGCGGCGTTCTTCTTCCTCGCCCAAAACTGGGTGCGACGCGCGCCGGAACTGAAGGAGGTGTTGCTCAAGACCGTGCGCATTTCGGCCGTGGTGCTGTTGTTCACCCACCGACTGGTGGAGCTGTTTCCCGGGTTCTTCTTTGACGTGCTGCAGATCAACGGCGCGCCGCTCATTTATTATAAGGCGGACTTGGTGGGCATGTTTCTCGCGATGGGAGCCATCGTGCAGTATCTGCGCTTTGAGCAAAAAGGGGGCTGGTATCGGCCGATTCTCGCGGCCGCGATGGTGTTTGAGGTGATCAATACCGACAACCGCGCCGCCATGCTCGCCTTGGTGGTCGGTGGGGGCTGGCTGATGCTCGGTCGGCGCTGGAAGCTCACGGCCTGGGTCGGCACGGCGGCGGTGCTCGGTGTCTTGGGCACGTTGTGGGTCGCCCGCATCACCAATACGCCTTGGCAACAAACGCCCCTGCTCGGCCTCTACGAAAAAGCAATCTCAGTCGTCGATCCCGCTGGGCATCGTCGCTATCAAGGCGAAGACACCTTTAACAAAGGAGCGAACAACCAGTATCGTCTAGTCTGGTGGGAACTCGTGACCCGGGAGACCTGGGAAACCAATCCCGTGCTGGGACTCGGTTTCGGCCACGATCTCGCGTCGGAGTTCATGCAAACTTACTACGCCAATGTCAGTGAGGACTACAACGTGCGCAGTCCCCACTCGATCATCATGACAGTGTTTGCGCGGATGGGTCTGGTGGGACTCGCCGCCTACTTGGCCATCATCGTCGTTATAACCAAGCGAACCTGGCACGTGGTGCACACCGAGGACAGGCTGGCTCTCCCCTTCTGGCTGAGTGGTTGGACCATCCTCGTGACGGCCTGTTTCGGCGTCGTGCTCGAAGGGCCCATGGGGGCGGTGATTTTCTGGCTCATGCTGGGCACGGCCAACGGACTTTCCACGCTGCCGTCGGCCGAGACCGCCGCGCCGGAGCTCACCGCGGTCGAACCGGACGATGCTTCCGGGGCGACGAAAGCTCCGGCCACTCCTTGA
- a CDS encoding FtsW/RodA/SpoVE family cell cycle protein, which translates to MAVNLRSPLEVFSIFKLTTRERWDIGTPLIMATLSAIGIAFIYSAQFSTSASSWIMQGAWLALGAMVYVVVSLIDYRFWLSVNHLFYGLCLILLVLVLIPGVGTNAYGAQRWLRIGPVGFQPSDPAKAAVLLMTASILMREKVGGVFQSLGVLGKLALAVGIPIFLILLQPDLKSFIVLPPMVFSMLYVSRLSTRFFVAALGAFAVLIGIIAWDSARYINFMEENNYSFVRDKGEYEPHSLLPFHDYQRNRIISFTNPDKIDPMGISWNQRQSLISVGSGGLLGKGWTEGTQAQLGYLPRAVAHNDFIFSVIAEEKGLLGSLTVLSLFGLMLFNGIRIAGLARDSFGTLLALGVTVLFAVHVFVNIAMTIGLVPITGIPLPFISYGGSFVLSCCLLQGLVQSVYRFRKDFT; encoded by the coding sequence ATGGCCGTTAATCTGCGTTCACCGCTCGAAGTATTCAGCATCTTCAAGCTGACCACGCGCGAACGTTGGGACATCGGCACGCCGCTGATCATGGCGACGTTGAGTGCGATCGGCATCGCTTTCATCTACAGTGCGCAGTTTTCCACCAGCGCGAGCTCGTGGATCATGCAGGGGGCTTGGTTAGCCCTGGGAGCGATGGTCTATGTGGTGGTTTCGCTCATCGATTATCGGTTCTGGTTGAGCGTAAATCATTTATTCTACGGACTTTGCCTAATACTACTCGTCTTGGTCCTGATTCCGGGCGTCGGCACCAACGCCTATGGCGCACAGCGCTGGCTGCGGATCGGTCCCGTCGGATTCCAACCCTCCGACCCGGCCAAGGCCGCCGTATTGCTCATGACGGCCAGCATTCTCATGCGCGAAAAGGTCGGCGGGGTGTTTCAGTCGCTCGGCGTGCTGGGGAAGTTGGCGCTTGCCGTGGGAATTCCCATCTTCCTTATCCTGCTCCAACCCGACTTAAAGTCGTTCATCGTCCTGCCCCCCATGGTTTTCTCAATGCTCTACGTTTCCCGTCTCTCGACGCGGTTCTTCGTCGCAGCACTCGGCGCCTTTGCGGTCTTGATCGGAATCATCGCGTGGGACAGCGCCCGTTACATTAACTTTATGGAGGAGAACAACTACTCCTTCGTGCGCGATAAGGGTGAATACGAGCCGCACAGCCTGCTGCCGTTTCACGATTATCAACGCAACCGCATCATCTCTTTCACCAATCCCGACAAAATCGACCCCATGGGCATCAGCTGGAATCAACGCCAGTCGCTCATCTCGGTCGGGAGTGGCGGACTGCTCGGCAAGGGCTGGACCGAGGGCACTCAAGCCCAACTCGGTTACCTCCCCCGCGCCGTCGCACACAACGATTTCATCTTCTCGGTCATCGCCGAGGAGAAAGGACTTTTGGGAAGCCTCACGGTTCTCAGCCTGTTTGGTTTAATGTTGTTTAATGGCATTCGCATCGCCGGCCTCGCCCGGGATAGCTTTGGCACGTTGCTCGCCCTCGGCGTCACCGTGCTCTTCGCCGTGCACGTGTTTGTAAACATCGCCATGACCATCGGACTCGTGCCCATTACGGGCATACCACTTCCCTTTATTAGCTACGGTGGTTCCTTCGTGCTCAGTTGCTGTTTGCTGCAAGGACTCGTCCAGAGCGTCTATCGTTTTCGAAAGGACTTCACGTGA
- a CDS encoding integron integrase, which translates to MTAKQLGWWSFHLESFLRYCRNRGDQVEARVLARGFFDALSVEQFGEGTAYRVDQTKQALTVFIRGIENWHWERSDAGAWIPRFRIKPPVDHDASTMDGATGAASTSGVSPAAGSTGAAVSVSRQNWQNALSTALRVRHYALRTENTYRQWVRQLLDFHADVPLADLGEAHVQRFLEHLAVGRNVAASTQNQSFSAILFFFTHVLGRDLGELHDTVRAKRGRKMPVVMDRSEVRRVLQVTEGTSGLMLRLMYGAGLRLMECVRLRVTDVDLARGLIAVRAGKGDKDRSVPIPVALSETLGEHLKRLRGLHEVDRINSLPGVYLPHALETKYPNAGIEFAWQWFFPTKNLQNDPRSGLRRRHHLHKNTLSVAIKQAARFARIEKSISCHTLRHSYATHLVEDGVDLRSIQELLGHKSIETTMIYTHVAKAASRRVHSPLDRMDDD; encoded by the coding sequence TTGACTGCGAAACAACTGGGGTGGTGGTCGTTTCATTTGGAAAGCTTTCTGCGATACTGTCGCAATCGTGGTGATCAGGTCGAGGCGCGAGTGCTCGCCCGCGGTTTTTTCGATGCTTTGTCAGTTGAACAGTTTGGCGAAGGGACTGCGTATCGGGTGGATCAAACCAAACAGGCGCTGACGGTGTTTATTCGCGGCATCGAAAACTGGCATTGGGAAAGGTCCGATGCTGGGGCGTGGATACCGCGTTTTCGCATCAAGCCGCCGGTGGATCACGACGCCTCTACCATGGATGGTGCGACGGGGGCAGCGTCGACCTCAGGCGTTTCACCTGCAGCCGGATCGACGGGAGCAGCGGTTTCGGTTTCCCGGCAAAACTGGCAGAACGCCCTGAGCACGGCACTCCGGGTGCGCCACTATGCCCTGCGGACGGAAAACACGTATCGGCAATGGGTGCGGCAGTTGTTGGATTTTCATGCCGATGTGCCGTTGGCGGATTTGGGTGAAGCGCATGTGCAGCGCTTTTTGGAGCATTTGGCAGTGGGGAGAAATGTAGCGGCCTCCACTCAGAATCAGTCGTTTTCCGCGATCCTGTTTTTCTTCACGCATGTGCTGGGGCGGGATTTGGGGGAACTACACGACACGGTGCGAGCGAAACGGGGACGCAAAATGCCGGTGGTGATGGATCGCTCGGAAGTGCGTCGGGTGCTGCAAGTGACCGAGGGAACGTCCGGATTGATGTTGCGGTTGATGTATGGCGCGGGATTGCGGCTGATGGAGTGCGTGCGTTTGCGGGTAACGGATGTGGATCTGGCGCGCGGTCTCATCGCGGTGCGAGCGGGTAAGGGAGACAAAGATCGCAGCGTTCCCATTCCCGTCGCTTTGAGTGAAACGTTGGGCGAGCATTTGAAGCGATTGCGCGGACTGCATGAGGTCGACCGGATCAATAGTCTGCCCGGAGTGTATTTGCCTCATGCCCTCGAAACCAAATATCCCAACGCAGGTATAGAGTTTGCATGGCAGTGGTTTTTCCCGACCAAGAATCTGCAGAATGATCCACGCTCCGGGCTACGTCGACGTCACCATTTGCACAAGAACACGCTGTCAGTAGCTATCAAACAAGCGGCCCGATTTGCCCGAATCGAGAAATCGATTTCCTGCCACACGCTGCGGCATAGCTACGCGACGCATTTGGTCGAAGATGGCGTGGATCTGCGCAGCATTCAGGAATTGCTGGGCCACAAGAGCATTGAGACGACGATGATCTATACGCACGTGGCCAAGGCGGCATCGCGTCGGGTGCATAGCCCGCTCGACCGCATGGATGACGATTGA
- a CDS encoding transposase: MNKPTINPGSEQLQSRWLNVCVDVSKQSLNWAFECDDKGRLEEGIVPNANTAIPAWLDQIKARAKALGFTHAQVICEPTGGYEKRLLKLARQHGCMTALVSGESVHQMQVVQNNDTGKSDWKDPRTMLLLAKWGKTLTDRELTSRWLALRELGAYYDRLERGCTQTKNRIHKTLLHLCSELSFKKDWLFKSRAAGVVLELYGFNPASMLAPGWSRFRERLRRRKLYHSTIARLWHDAQACELCVDDELWREELSAQLREHYADLRLVQQRMQACRDRMIGLLEQLQRHEETRLQAHPGLISPFLLARVLAETGPLNEFASVKQLLRYGGLNLRPRQSGSQRGQDRQSKKGRARLRHVLSQAVLKRVVRGQLYGEYYHGKRAEGMCGAKAMTAVARKFLKLLYGLERSATTYDPQRVFACESATRAAA, encoded by the coding sequence ATGAACAAACCAACGATCAATCCTGGCAGTGAGCAACTGCAAAGCCGCTGGCTCAATGTCTGCGTGGATGTCTCCAAGCAGAGTTTGAACTGGGCGTTTGAATGTGATGATAAAGGCCGTCTGGAGGAGGGCATCGTGCCCAATGCCAACACGGCGATCCCGGCGTGGTTGGATCAGATCAAGGCCCGTGCTAAGGCCTTGGGATTCACTCACGCCCAGGTGATTTGCGAACCCACCGGTGGCTACGAAAAGCGCCTTTTAAAACTCGCCCGCCAGCATGGTTGCATGACCGCGTTGGTGAGTGGTGAGAGCGTGCACCAGATGCAGGTGGTGCAGAACAACGATACCGGCAAGAGCGATTGGAAGGATCCGCGCACGATGCTGCTATTGGCCAAGTGGGGCAAGACGCTCACGGACCGGGAGCTCACCAGTCGGTGGCTGGCCCTGCGCGAACTGGGAGCCTATTACGATCGACTGGAGCGTGGCTGCACGCAGACCAAAAATCGGATTCACAAGACCTTGCTGCACCTGTGCAGCGAGTTGTCCTTCAAAAAGGACTGGTTATTTAAGAGCCGCGCGGCCGGGGTCGTGCTCGAGCTCTATGGGTTCAACCCGGCCTCGATGCTCGCGCCCGGGTGGAGCCGCTTCCGCGAGCGCCTGCGCCGGCGCAAGTTGTATCACTCGACGATCGCGCGACTGTGGCACGATGCCCAAGCCTGCGAGTTGTGCGTCGATGACGAGCTGTGGCGCGAGGAACTGAGCGCGCAATTGCGTGAGCACTACGCCGACCTACGCCTGGTCCAGCAACGCATGCAAGCCTGCCGCGACCGCATGATCGGGCTCCTCGAACAACTGCAGCGACACGAGGAAACCCGGCTGCAAGCGCACCCCGGCCTGATCAGTCCATTCCTATTAGCCCGGGTGCTCGCGGAGACCGGGCCACTCAACGAGTTTGCCAGTGTCAAACAACTGTTGCGCTACGGTGGATTGAACCTGCGTCCCCGCCAAAGTGGCTCGCAACGTGGACAGGATCGGCAAAGCAAAAAGGGACGCGCCCGCTTGCGCCACGTGCTCTCACAAGCGGTGCTCAAGCGCGTGGTGCGAGGGCAACTCTACGGCGAGTATTACCACGGCAAACGCGCCGAGGGCATGTGTGGAGCCAAGGCCATGACCGCGGTCGCGCGCAAGTTCCTCAAACTGCTCTACGGCCTGGAACGCAGCGCCACGACCTACGATCCGCAACGCGTGTTTGCCTGTGAATCGGCGACCCGGGCGGCGGCCTGA
- a CDS encoding glycosyltransferase family 2 protein has translation MPLVSVIMATHQRTPYLPLAVRSVLAQTLADFELVLVDDGAGLSTADLGPGGDDPRVRMVCLPQNQGIPAGHNAAVAAATGEFVAFLDADDVCLPDRLERQVSVLRADPSVGLCSGLAKAIDETGGVTGRVFSLIDPAQQRRFSTFDMPVVCPTMCARAEFVRRHLYRELFTSASDFDFFVRVAESERLAGIAEPLLHYRCHDAQITRARRRDQVLGANRARLATQRRRAGVAEDLTDLARMGCDDAGEPWSLGAQYRCFADASLREGHGLLATYLARKLVSVSRRPADWLHASHVASQACRGASTGRVELMRLFLTGPLRTYGLRPA, from the coding sequence ATGCCCTTGGTTTCGGTCATCATGGCGACACATCAACGCACCCCGTATTTGCCGTTGGCGGTGCGTAGCGTGCTCGCCCAAACGCTTGCCGATTTCGAATTGGTGTTGGTCGACGACGGCGCCGGATTGTCGACCGCGGATCTTGGTCCCGGCGGCGATGATCCCCGGGTGCGGATGGTGTGCCTCCCGCAAAATCAAGGCATACCCGCCGGGCACAATGCCGCGGTCGCTGCCGCCACCGGTGAGTTCGTCGCGTTTCTTGATGCCGACGACGTGTGTTTGCCGGATCGTTTGGAGCGACAGGTCAGCGTGCTCCGAGCGGACCCGTCCGTGGGACTTTGTTCGGGCCTGGCGAAAGCGATCGACGAAACGGGCGGCGTGACCGGGCGCGTGTTCAGTCTGATCGATCCGGCGCAACAACGGCGGTTCAGCACGTTCGACATGCCGGTGGTGTGTCCGACGATGTGTGCCCGGGCCGAATTCGTGCGCCGCCACCTCTACCGGGAACTTTTTACGTCGGCCTCGGATTTCGATTTTTTCGTCCGCGTGGCCGAGAGCGAGCGTTTGGCGGGAATCGCCGAGCCGCTTTTGCACTACCGTTGTCATGACGCCCAAATCACTCGCGCCCGCCGGCGTGACCAAGTGTTGGGGGCGAACCGCGCCCGCCTCGCGACGCAACGACGTCGGGCGGGCGTTGCGGAGGACTTGACCGATCTGGCCCGAATGGGGTGCGACGATGCGGGAGAACCTTGGTCGCTGGGTGCGCAATATCGATGCTTTGCGGACGCCAGTTTGAGGGAAGGGCACGGCCTGCTGGCGACTTATCTCGCCCGCAAGTTGGTTTCGGTCAGTCGTCGTCCGGCCGATTGGCTCCATGCGTCGCACGTCGCCAGCCAAGCGTGTCGAGGCGCCTCGACCGGACGGGTTGAGCTGATGAGATTGTTCCTGACCGGACCGTTGCGGACCTACGGATTGCGACCGGCCTGA
- a CDS encoding glycosyltransferase produces the protein MRPPTRLPRVLHVVSHLALGGAERVALTLIKSLRSEYEGAVYAVRGLADGDTGRALERELAAQGVLLMCGRRIGMRFGGMVISGFGLAKAVRQFEPDIIHLHTEIPEAAYAVMTAVYPSFRHIPVVRTIHNAVFWDFAPPLARWCNRRLAGAYCAAVSQGAADALAALRRRTGAAPPPEPTILIRNGLPLPETTRRAPREVGAQIELGFGGRLEPQKGADLLPAVLAQTRLPAGRTARLRVFGSGDLAGVVLALADQPPAGWTVELHAPVADFRQRLREFDLLLLPSRFEGLPLVAIEAALAGLPIVATRAPGTVEALPGDHPWMARPGDAVDYARVLTTALADEPSWPTAAVAAREFAEARFTADVMAAGYRDLYQRVWAKR, from the coding sequence ATGCGGCCCCCTACTCGCCTTCCCCGTGTTCTGCACGTTGTCTCCCATCTTGCTTTGGGCGGAGCGGAGCGCGTGGCGCTGACGTTGATCAAAAGCCTCCGCTCCGAATACGAGGGTGCCGTCTACGCCGTGCGCGGCTTGGCGGATGGTGACACCGGCCGGGCGTTGGAACGCGAACTCGCAGCGCAAGGCGTGCTCCTCATGTGCGGACGCCGTATCGGCATGCGTTTCGGCGGCATGGTGATCAGTGGGTTCGGGTTGGCTAAAGCCGTGCGACAGTTCGAACCCGACATAATTCACCTGCATACCGAAATTCCCGAGGCCGCCTACGCGGTCATGACCGCGGTGTATCCATCATTCCGGCACATTCCGGTGGTGCGCACGATTCACAATGCCGTGTTCTGGGATTTCGCGCCACCGCTCGCCCGGTGGTGCAACCGACGACTGGCCGGGGCCTATTGTGCCGCCGTTTCGCAAGGCGCGGCGGATGCGCTCGCGGCGCTGCGTCGGCGCACCGGGGCAGCCCCGCCGCCGGAGCCCACGATACTCATTCGCAACGGGCTGCCCTTGCCGGAAACCACGCGACGGGCTCCCCGTGAAGTGGGCGCGCAAATCGAGCTCGGGTTTGGCGGCCGACTGGAGCCCCAGAAAGGCGCGGACTTGTTGCCCGCGGTATTGGCGCAAACGCGCCTGCCCGCCGGGCGAACCGCCCGGCTGCGGGTGTTCGGCAGCGGGGACCTCGCTGGCGTCGTGTTAGCGCTCGCCGATCAACCACCGGCGGGGTGGACGGTGGAGCTGCACGCGCCGGTGGCAGATTTCCGGCAACGGTTGAGGGAATTCGATCTCCTGTTGCTGCCGTCCCGTTTCGAAGGACTGCCCCTGGTCGCGATCGAGGCGGCGTTGGCCGGTTTGCCGATCGTTGCCACCCGGGCCCCGGGCACCGTCGAAGCCCTGCCCGGTGACCATCCGTGGATGGCCCGACCCGGTGACGCGGTTGACTATGCCCGTGTGCTCACGACCGCACTGGCGGACGAACCGAGTTGGCCCACCGCCGCCGTCGCCGCTCGCGAGTTTGCCGAGGCCCGGTTCACGGCCGACGTCATGGCGGCGGGCTATCGCGACCTGTATCAACGCGTATGGGCGAAGCGATGA